A DNA window from Nitrospira sp. contains the following coding sequences:
- a CDS encoding Arsenite oxidase subunit AioA (MaGe:77310490), whose translation MNTISHGEDRVPVPPIDAQQFTTVCSYCIVGCGYNVYKWPLGKEGGPKPHQNALRADFTKQQPERTGTWISPAMHNVITERSGRKFNVVLLPDHACVVNKGNHSVRGGTHADVLYAPDRPTADRLTTPLLYRGGHQLPTTWDDALTLGATIIKASLDTWGPDAIAMKFFDHGGGGGGFENNWAVGKFFFTGIGTQMASIHNRPAYNSEVFASGDAGIAPLPSAYLDAELADTILLIGANSYETQSIYFLEHMVPNLSGGTLAKKNALLPGEPHAAGKIIIVDPRRTATVAVAEAAAGKQNVLHLQLNNGTDIALLNSLSRMIYEQGWHDSAFIAQRTNNFEACKANNLAQDLDEAIRLTGISRDQMMTAAEWIAKPKSATSRRRTLVLYEKGLIWGLKNYENVASAVDLALLTGNLGKPGTGCGRLGGHQEGYSRPSYPGKRPPVNVDDVAIKGGASKVFWVAGCNPVGGTLSAQQFRLTLARRTALVNQALDATGGGTLDERVQAVLDALEQGGLFLIVQDIYPIETARYAHLVLPAAQWGEMNLTSINGERRLRLYQKFMDAPGAAEPDWKIMAMMAQTLQALYEAEGQHEKAARFSGFDWRTDEDVFRAAAAGVKGAQEDYGDTTYAMLAQLKTNGVQTPVKKIKDGLPVGTTRLFEDGGTFKFIPAPWPGFPPQLQQLMNDSRYPFWVNNGRSNQGWQTLYDDLRKPYVIGREPLPHVEIHPQDATILGVESGDLVELFNPYGTVTALAVVVESNRPGHVFMLFEHPKGWANSLTTDYVDPATTIPYYKGTKAGIRKIGALPELKEQLTFIPTNQT comes from the coding sequence ATGAATACGATCTCACATGGCGAAGACCGGGTGCCGGTTCCACCAATAGATGCCCAGCAGTTCACGACCGTCTGTTCTTATTGCATCGTGGGGTGCGGATACAACGTCTATAAATGGCCGCTCGGCAAAGAAGGCGGCCCGAAGCCGCACCAAAACGCGCTGCGCGCGGATTTCACCAAACAACAGCCGGAACGGACCGGCACCTGGATTTCGCCGGCCATGCACAATGTCATCACGGAACGGAGCGGCCGGAAATTCAACGTCGTCCTGTTGCCGGACCACGCATGCGTCGTCAACAAAGGCAACCATTCGGTCCGCGGCGGCACGCACGCGGATGTCCTCTATGCCCCGGACCGGCCCACAGCCGATCGGCTGACGACACCGCTTCTGTATCGCGGCGGGCACCAACTCCCGACCACCTGGGACGACGCATTGACCCTTGGCGCAACAATCATCAAAGCCAGTCTCGACACATGGGGGCCGGACGCCATCGCCATGAAGTTCTTCGATCACGGCGGCGGAGGCGGCGGGTTTGAAAACAACTGGGCGGTGGGGAAATTCTTCTTCACGGGAATCGGCACACAGATGGCTTCCATCCACAATCGGCCTGCTTACAACAGCGAAGTCTTCGCCTCAGGCGATGCCGGGATTGCGCCACTTCCCTCAGCCTATCTGGATGCCGAGCTGGCGGATACGATCTTGTTGATCGGCGCGAATTCCTACGAAACGCAATCGATCTATTTCCTCGAACACATGGTGCCGAATCTCTCAGGCGGAACGTTGGCCAAGAAAAATGCGCTGTTGCCTGGCGAGCCGCATGCGGCCGGCAAGATCATCATTGTCGATCCGCGCCGGACGGCCACGGTCGCAGTCGCCGAAGCCGCCGCTGGCAAACAGAATGTGCTCCACTTGCAACTCAACAACGGCACCGACATTGCTCTGTTGAATAGCCTCTCGCGTATGATCTACGAACAAGGATGGCACGACAGCGCATTCATCGCGCAGCGGACAAACAACTTCGAGGCCTGCAAAGCCAACAACCTGGCGCAAGACCTGGATGAAGCCATTCGCCTGACGGGAATCTCCAGGGACCAGATGATGACGGCCGCCGAATGGATTGCCAAACCCAAGTCCGCGACAAGCCGGCGGCGAACGCTTGTGCTCTATGAGAAGGGGCTGATCTGGGGACTGAAGAACTACGAGAATGTGGCGTCGGCCGTCGACTTGGCTCTGTTGACCGGCAACCTCGGAAAGCCCGGTACAGGATGCGGGCGACTAGGCGGACATCAAGAGGGATACAGCCGTCCCAGCTATCCGGGCAAGCGCCCGCCGGTGAATGTGGATGACGTCGCCATCAAAGGCGGCGCATCCAAAGTCTTTTGGGTCGCCGGCTGCAACCCTGTTGGCGGCACGCTGAGCGCGCAGCAGTTTCGCCTCACCCTCGCGCGGCGCACGGCGCTGGTCAACCAAGCATTGGATGCCACCGGCGGCGGGACGCTCGACGAGCGCGTGCAGGCGGTCCTTGACGCGCTGGAGCAAGGCGGACTCTTCCTCATTGTGCAGGACATCTACCCCATCGAAACTGCCCGCTATGCGCATCTCGTGCTGCCGGCGGCGCAATGGGGCGAGATGAATCTGACTTCGATCAACGGCGAACGACGCTTGCGGCTGTACCAGAAGTTCATGGACGCGCCAGGAGCCGCGGAGCCCGATTGGAAAATCATGGCGATGATGGCGCAGACGCTCCAAGCGCTCTATGAAGCCGAAGGCCAGCACGAGAAGGCCGCGCGGTTTTCCGGCTTCGACTGGCGCACGGACGAAGACGTCTTCCGCGCCGCCGCGGCCGGCGTCAAAGGCGCGCAAGAAGACTACGGCGACACGACCTACGCCATGCTCGCGCAATTGAAAACCAACGGGGTACAGACGCCGGTCAAGAAAATCAAAGATGGATTGCCAGTGGGAACCACGCGGCTATTTGAAGATGGGGGAACATTCAAATTCATTCCGGCACCCTGGCCGGGCTTTCCGCCACAACTGCAACAGTTGATGAACGACTCCCGGTATCCGTTCTGGGTAAACAACGGCCGCTCCAATCAGGGATGGCAAACGCTCTACGACGATCTGCGCAAACCCTACGTCATCGGGCGCGAGCCGCTGCCGCATGTCGAAATCCATCCGCAGGATGCCACGATTCTTGGAGTCGAGAGCGGCGATCTCGTAGAATTATTCAATCCCTATGGCACGGTGACCGCCTTGGCCGTCGTGGTAGAGTCCAACCGGCCAGGCCATGTCTTTATGTTATTCGAGCATCCAAAGGGGTGGGCCAACAGTCTGACGACCGATTATGTGGATCCGGCTACCACTATCCCTTACTACAAAGGCACCAAAGCCGGGATACGAAAAATCGGAGCGCTTCCCGAGCTGAAAGAACAGCTGACATTTATTCCGACGAATCAAACATGA
- a CDS encoding Arsenite oxidase subunit AioB (MaGe:77310491) has product MSDLSRRHFLKLGACVVGGACAANALPAAGHADGTDAISTLATTLPYPRVKLARLADLKESQELALSYPDSASPISLLKFGKRVLGGVGPDQNIVAFSRYCTHMGGTLQFKTATGAFHCPLHYAIFDAQKGGLTVIGQATDNLPQVDLEIDAAGDIYAVGIKGLIYGRQANVLTRPART; this is encoded by the coding sequence ATGAGCGATCTCTCCAGACGACACTTTCTCAAGCTGGGCGCCTGCGTGGTCGGCGGCGCCTGTGCGGCAAACGCCTTGCCCGCAGCAGGACATGCGGATGGCACTGACGCCATCTCGACGCTGGCGACTACCTTGCCCTACCCACGCGTCAAACTGGCCCGCCTCGCCGACCTGAAAGAAAGCCAGGAGCTGGCGCTGTCCTATCCGGACAGCGCGTCGCCCATCAGCCTGCTGAAATTTGGCAAGCGGGTCCTGGGCGGTGTGGGGCCGGACCAAAACATTGTTGCGTTCAGCCGGTACTGCACGCACATGGGTGGCACGCTGCAATTCAAGACCGCCACCGGCGCGTTCCACTGTCCGCTCCACTACGCCATCTTCGATGCGCAAAAAGGCGGCCTCACCGTCATCGGCCAGGCAACGGACAACCTGCCGCAGGTTGACCTGGAAATCGATGCGGCTGGCGACATCTATGCCGTCGGCATCAAGGGCTTGATCTATGGACGGCAGGCCAATGTATTGACGCGCCCGGCGAGGACCTAA
- a CDS encoding conserved exported protein of unknown function (Evidence 4 : Unknown function but conserved in other organisms; MaGe:77310492) encodes MQRRNNRQAASLLLGLLLLVVSPVHADQLPFPEPANENAYAVPMENLRLRLWAQYRVLYNASNIPSGINNGSLPSAGTGPGKLNYGDTTDYDFFRQRMRLAFDIRPKDDDHVGGYMQMEFRGGFGGSSPAASDPRGESGANADGTPNAFNRLQARGVRYGYIYVTPIEHHTLVVGILPTIDQVGRVLWDGEWDFFVGGASLGGKFGQADYRVGFYRFASDMKAGTIGQGFGKDGDMWVTDYNTPLKLGSYDLKVGGHYYTMNLGKTDNISIGDTHEHWVALTASGSLFTTGAWNSYLMLNSGRIGTGTTGNNHTGYSGKIEGTLPIGPATLNFFALYSSGDKAGQTNSQFTTPEAILGTNGYWGYSHIFNANAPGDVNDFGINLNNGGAGLWTVQGQLKFPIAPRLTGTLESAYFAAARSRDFGSRGAATYMGTETGGMVTYNLAKNLNLDVGFAHAFMGDFLANRTQAANVERSIYEFFTRFQYAL; translated from the coding sequence ATGCAACGCCGGAACAACCGACAGGCCGCGAGTCTACTCTTGGGTCTTCTCCTTCTTGTCGTGAGTCCTGTTCACGCCGACCAACTCCCGTTCCCCGAGCCGGCCAACGAAAATGCCTATGCCGTGCCGATGGAAAACCTGCGCCTGCGCCTGTGGGCGCAGTACCGCGTGCTGTACAACGCCAGTAACATTCCCAGCGGCATCAATAACGGCAGCTTGCCGTCCGCCGGAACCGGGCCGGGAAAACTGAATTACGGGGACACGACCGACTACGACTTTTTCCGGCAGCGCATGCGGCTGGCCTTCGACATCAGACCCAAGGATGACGATCATGTCGGCGGATACATGCAAATGGAGTTTCGCGGCGGCTTCGGCGGGTCCAGCCCCGCGGCCAGCGACCCGCGCGGAGAGTCCGGGGCGAATGCCGACGGAACGCCGAACGCCTTCAACCGGTTGCAGGCCCGTGGCGTCCGATACGGCTATATCTATGTCACACCGATCGAACACCATACGCTCGTCGTGGGCATTCTCCCGACCATCGACCAGGTCGGGCGCGTGCTGTGGGACGGCGAGTGGGACTTTTTCGTCGGAGGCGCGTCGCTGGGCGGGAAATTCGGACAGGCCGACTATCGAGTCGGGTTCTACCGTTTCGCCTCGGACATGAAAGCCGGGACGATCGGACAGGGATTCGGAAAAGACGGCGACATGTGGGTGACGGATTACAATACTCCGCTCAAGCTCGGGTCCTATGACCTGAAGGTCGGGGGCCACTACTACACGATGAATCTCGGCAAGACCGACAATATCTCCATCGGAGACACCCATGAACATTGGGTCGCCTTGACCGCCTCAGGGTCCTTGTTCACCACCGGCGCATGGAATAGCTACCTAATGCTGAACAGCGGCCGAATCGGCACCGGCACAACCGGGAACAACCACACCGGCTACTCCGGCAAGATTGAAGGCACTCTGCCCATCGGTCCCGCAACGCTCAATTTCTTTGCGCTCTATTCATCCGGCGACAAGGCCGGGCAAACCAACTCTCAGTTCACCACGCCTGAAGCGATCCTCGGGACGAACGGTTATTGGGGCTATTCCCATATCTTCAACGCGAATGCGCCGGGCGACGTCAATGACTTCGGAATCAACTTGAACAACGGCGGAGCCGGATTGTGGACCGTACAAGGACAGCTCAAATTTCCCATCGCCCCCAGGCTGACCGGCACATTGGAGAGCGCCTATTTCGCCGCCGCGCGCTCGCGCGACTTCGGCTCACGCGGAGCCGCGACGTATATGGGCACGGAAACTGGCGGCATGGTGACCTATAACCTGGCCAAGAACCTGAACCTGGATGTCGGATTTGCCCACGCCTTCATGGGCGACTTCCTGGCCAACCGGACACAAGCCGCCAATGTCGAACGGTCGATTTATGAATTCTTTACGCGGTTTCAGTACGCGCTCTAA
- a CDS encoding Dihydrolipoamide dehydrogenase (MaGe:77310493), whose product MGPEQAAGTVDTSPASSSTGKLLIVLLFLSALGAFVFFDLRAYLSLESLKANRDSLLVFTQEHYVSAVALFILTYILQTAFSLPGATLMTLAGGFLFGSVWGGLYVNIGATTGATLAFLAARYLFRDWVERKFGARLGPMQEGFAKNAFSYLLTLRLIPLFPFFLVNLLSGLTRVQLGTYVAATSAGIIPGGFVYTFAGRQLGTIDSLSELASPRLLLAFSFLGLLMLIPIAYRKYTASPPRQS is encoded by the coding sequence ATGGGCCCTGAGCAAGCCGCCGGCACGGTGGACACATCGCCGGCTTCCTCGTCGACGGGGAAACTCCTGATCGTGCTGCTGTTTCTATCGGCGCTCGGCGCCTTTGTTTTCTTCGATCTCAGAGCCTATCTGTCGCTGGAATCCCTCAAGGCCAATCGGGACAGCCTGCTGGTCTTTACTCAAGAGCATTACGTGTCGGCCGTCGCGTTGTTTATCCTGACCTATATTCTCCAGACCGCCTTCTCATTGCCCGGCGCGACGCTGATGACGCTGGCGGGCGGCTTTCTCTTCGGGAGTGTGTGGGGGGGCCTCTACGTCAATATCGGCGCAACGACCGGCGCGACGCTGGCGTTCCTCGCCGCGCGCTATCTGTTTCGTGACTGGGTGGAACGGAAATTCGGCGCCCGGCTCGGTCCGATGCAGGAGGGATTCGCCAAGAATGCGTTCAGCTATCTCCTGACCCTACGGCTCATTCCGCTGTTCCCGTTTTTTCTCGTCAATCTGCTGTCGGGGTTGACGCGAGTGCAGCTGGGCACGTACGTCGCCGCAACCAGTGCCGGAATTATTCCAGGCGGGTTTGTCTACACCTTTGCCGGCCGCCAGCTGGGCACGATCGATTCACTCTCGGAGCTGGCCTCGCCTCGTCTTCTGCTGGCCTTCAGCTTTCTGGGGCTGCTCATGCTCATCCCCATTGCCTATCGAAAATATACGGCGTCGCCCCCGCGGCAATCATAA
- a CDS encoding hypothetical protein (Evidence 5 : Unknown function; MaGe:77310494) — protein sequence MTRLAKALVGLLVFAGLVYLYYTEVKPTVIFGLRSDYAQAIPHQKVPEGLTSLRAESCGVCHKAIYEEWKTSIHSQAYRDPFFQAYWTKDKHTWVCLNCHTPLENQQPTLIKEIPRQRVEKAVQEPNPPTIPTIKTKA from the coding sequence ATGACACGTCTTGCAAAAGCCTTAGTGGGCCTGCTGGTGTTCGCAGGTCTCGTCTATCTCTACTACACCGAGGTGAAGCCTACCGTCATCTTCGGATTACGGTCCGACTACGCGCAGGCGATCCCCCATCAAAAGGTTCCGGAAGGTTTGACGAGTTTGCGGGCGGAATCCTGCGGGGTTTGCCACAAGGCGATCTATGAAGAATGGAAAACCAGCATCCATTCGCAGGCCTATCGCGACCCGTTTTTCCAGGCCTACTGGACGAAGGATAAGCACACATGGGTCTGTTTAAACTGCCATACGCCGTTGGAAAATCAGCAGCCCACATTGATCAAGGAGATTCCGCGGCAACGAGTGGAAAAAGCCGTTCAGGAGCCGAATCCGCCTACGATCCCGACTATCAAAACGAAGGCGTGA
- a CDS encoding hypothetical protein (Evidence 5 : Unknown function; MaGe:77310495), translating to MTCAACHVRDGVILGPFNDAAAPHPTKYDPSFRTTQLCYRCHSVVGGPAQFYNGGPCGTYAEYEGGYWMKERGFICQNCHMPEIERQVATGGPIRRGRQHLWRGGHDPEMVKRAVDIKMVAEPAEPTPGGTMQITLTLINAGAGHKLPTGDPDRHFTVEFTVADRNQKILKEQSETMGRWIMWQPAIVELYDNRLMPLASREYTFSYQLPKDISGLTLRARVRYHIQSERQHQMLIDKYGLTASDPYFFTVYEREVPLAGNLAAQFESAKAGAPVACAAPHVQLKTPS from the coding sequence GTGACTTGCGCGGCCTGCCACGTCCGTGACGGCGTGATCCTCGGCCCTTTTAACGATGCCGCCGCGCCTCATCCCACAAAGTACGATCCCAGCTTCCGCACGACTCAGCTCTGTTATCGGTGTCATAGCGTCGTGGGCGGGCCAGCGCAGTTTTATAACGGCGGGCCGTGCGGGACCTATGCCGAATACGAGGGTGGGTACTGGATGAAGGAGCGTGGGTTTATCTGCCAAAACTGTCACATGCCCGAGATCGAGCGCCAGGTGGCCACCGGCGGGCCTATTCGACGGGGGCGTCAACATTTGTGGCGCGGCGGACATGATCCCGAGATGGTCAAGCGGGCGGTCGACATCAAGATGGTTGCCGAGCCGGCCGAGCCAACGCCGGGAGGCACGATGCAGATAACCCTCACTCTCATCAATGCGGGAGCGGGGCATAAGCTTCCGACCGGCGATCCCGACCGGCATTTTACCGTCGAGTTCACGGTTGCAGATAGAAATCAAAAGATCCTCAAAGAGCAGAGCGAGACCATGGGCCGTTGGATTATGTGGCAACCCGCGATTGTAGAGCTGTATGACAATCGCCTAATGCCGTTAGCGAGCCGTGAATACACGTTCTCCTATCAGCTCCCGAAGGATATCTCCGGGCTTACACTGAGAGCTCGGGTGCGGTACCACATTCAATCTGAACGCCAGCATCAAATGCTGATCGATAAATACGGATTGACGGCCTCGGATCCCTACTTTTTTACTGTCTATGAGCGTGAAGTTCCGTTGGCCGGCAATCTCGCGGCACAGTTTGAGTCGGCGAAGGCGGGTGCGCCTGTGGCCTGTGCGGCGCCCCACGTTCAATTGAAAACACCCTCCTGA
- a CDS encoding Phosphate transporter (MaGe:77310496) has product MDLALLALILALAFANGTNDVSKAIATLVGSGVTNYRTAIGWGTVWTMAGAGLSALVGAAMVKTFSTGLVQPDLSIPPAFALAVLGGAMTWVLLASRTGLPVSTTHALTGAIIGSGMMAFGQDGLIWPALTQKIALPLLLSPLLAFTVAILVHPAIRILAKRWEGHCLCVMPSARALVTVDARGATRTLFQTARLGQPVLDVPSHCERAGLSGLVIGLDSIHWISSGLTSLARGANDAPKIVAMLLLGQSLATPTDSLLRTAVFAGVALAMGLGSYWGGRRVTQVLAEKIARMNHVEGLSANLTTSSLVMISATLGLPVSTTHISSSSIIGIGLLKGVQAVRWSTVRDMVLAWIVTIPAAALLACLAYLIVTHRS; this is encoded by the coding sequence ATGGACCTCGCGCTACTCGCCCTCATTCTGGCCCTCGCCTTCGCGAATGGGACGAATGACGTATCCAAAGCCATCGCCACACTCGTCGGCAGCGGAGTCACGAACTATCGAACCGCCATTGGCTGGGGCACGGTATGGACGATGGCGGGAGCCGGCCTCTCCGCCCTGGTCGGCGCGGCCATGGTCAAAACCTTCAGCACCGGACTGGTGCAACCGGATCTCAGCATTCCTCCGGCGTTTGCGTTGGCCGTGCTCGGCGGAGCCATGACCTGGGTCTTGCTGGCTTCGCGTACGGGATTGCCTGTCTCCACGACACACGCCCTCACCGGCGCGATCATCGGATCCGGCATGATGGCCTTCGGGCAAGACGGCCTGATATGGCCGGCGCTCACCCAAAAAATTGCGCTCCCGTTGCTCCTCAGCCCGCTGCTGGCCTTTACCGTGGCGATCCTCGTCCATCCCGCGATCCGCATCCTCGCCAAGCGGTGGGAAGGACATTGCCTGTGCGTCATGCCCAGCGCTCGCGCCCTGGTGACCGTTGACGCTCGCGGCGCAACCCGCACTCTGTTTCAAACGGCCCGTCTGGGACAGCCGGTGCTGGACGTCCCATCGCATTGCGAGCGCGCCGGACTAAGCGGGCTGGTCATTGGCCTGGATAGCATCCATTGGATCTCCAGCGGACTGACCTCCCTGGCACGCGGCGCCAACGACGCGCCGAAAATCGTCGCCATGCTGTTGCTCGGACAATCCCTTGCGACGCCGACCGATAGCCTTCTCCGGACGGCGGTCTTTGCCGGTGTGGCGCTCGCGATGGGATTGGGAAGTTATTGGGGCGGGCGCCGCGTCACACAGGTGCTCGCGGAAAAAATCGCTCGCATGAATCATGTCGAAGGGTTGTCTGCCAATCTCACAACGTCCTCTCTAGTAATGATCTCGGCGACGCTTGGGCTGCCCGTCTCGACTACGCATATCAGCAGCTCGTCGATCATCGGAATCGGCTTGCTCAAAGGCGTTCAAGCCGTGCGCTGGTCAACCGTGCGCGACATGGTCCTGGCCTGGATCGTGACCATTCCCGCCGCCGCCCTGCTGGCCTGCCTCGCCTATCTGATCGTCACGCACCGTTCCTAG
- a CDS encoding Transcriptional regulator, ArsR family (Modular protein) (MaGe:77310497) gives MKRATPNKTTTSQECAAILRAMGDPTRLAILESLLAQEKCVGDLVAELNRPQPYISHHLRILRQAGLIEGQRDGKQICYRIAPHMQSTLKRRGEQGLDFGCCQLNFPTAR, from the coding sequence GTGAAACGAGCGACGCCGAATAAAACCACCACGTCCCAGGAATGCGCCGCCATTCTGCGCGCCATGGGCGATCCGACCCGGCTCGCTATTCTCGAATCCTTGCTCGCGCAGGAAAAGTGCGTCGGCGATCTCGTGGCGGAGCTGAACCGCCCCCAGCCCTACATCTCTCACCATCTTCGTATTCTCCGACAGGCTGGCCTCATTGAGGGGCAGCGTGACGGCAAGCAGATTTGCTATCGCATCGCGCCGCATATGCAGAGCACCCTAAAGCGGCGCGGCGAACAGGGGCTGGACTTCGGCTGCTGTCAGCTGAACTTCCCGACCGCCCGGTAA
- a CDS encoding Putative Histidine kinase (Evidence 3 : Putative function from multiple computational evidences; MaGe:77310498), producing MKIRTIRGRIVLAIVLVGCIPLLIGLVLAYVSGMRSLRDVIGGNLQAVAIQAADRVTMLVQGEVQSLKLLGSAPLRVRQPVEAANRLYPQNVPSAQARIAERAQVWEQGGDVARQLLNVDLSRFLLETKVRDGDKVVGLLIADQHGALVAASSEPDHYSFEGEPWWTAIHAGGVDQVYVSGLIPAQEGSFRTSEETIDIAVPILDDRQHTVIGAVKASYRFDSLFAMINQIRIGQTGHAMLFDAAGNPLVCPILPREAHRIPAQLMAMIVSSHPGWGIAENDGHGAADTVVGFAPVTGLSLPDNSWHIFVRQQPSESYAPIRDQLRNLAAIGLVMLGLLWAMGRYVAARIARPIQILQTGVETISQGTYDRPLNIQTGDEFEELAAAVHRMADRLKASRVELEALNADLARRVEEKTAEATEHMKKLQFAERLATLGKVASGIAHEINNPLGIILNRIECMEADAAQVLLSEEQQRDLNAIRTQADRIVRVTKSMLALSRGAATVLKPMDVNCVLQACIEASMERAATKGVRIESALAAGLSPVMGDRDRIETVMLNLINNAIDAAEKSAGPGVVTVRSECSRGPQGEMVVARISDTGPGIPQELLGRIFDPFFTTKEQGQGTGLGLFLSYGIVADHRGRLEIESGPQGAVASVALPVLMTMESSQQEAGWEQVRY from the coding sequence ATGAAAATCCGAACCATTCGCGGCCGCATCGTCTTAGCCATTGTGCTGGTGGGCTGCATCCCGCTGTTGATTGGGCTGGTGTTGGCCTACGTGTCGGGCATGCGCTCGCTGCGCGATGTAATCGGCGGCAATCTTCAGGCGGTGGCGATTCAGGCTGCGGATCGTGTGACGATGCTGGTGCAGGGCGAGGTGCAGAGCCTCAAGCTGCTGGGGTCTGCCCCGTTGCGAGTCCGTCAGCCGGTGGAAGCGGCGAATCGGTTGTATCCTCAGAATGTGCCGTCCGCGCAGGCGCGGATCGCCGAACGCGCGCAGGTGTGGGAACAGGGCGGAGACGTCGCCAGGCAGCTGTTGAATGTCGATCTCTCTCGATTTCTCCTGGAAACCAAGGTGCGCGACGGAGACAAGGTGGTCGGCCTTCTGATCGCCGATCAGCATGGGGCGCTGGTGGCGGCGAGTTCCGAACCCGATCACTATTCGTTTGAAGGAGAGCCTTGGTGGACCGCGATTCATGCGGGGGGCGTCGATCAGGTCTATGTCAGCGGACTGATTCCGGCGCAAGAAGGCTCCTTTAGAACATCGGAGGAAACCATCGATATTGCCGTGCCGATTCTCGACGACCGGCAGCATACCGTTATTGGGGCGGTGAAGGCCTCCTATCGATTCGATAGTCTGTTCGCGATGATCAATCAGATCCGCATCGGGCAGACCGGCCATGCCATGTTGTTCGATGCGGCCGGCAATCCGCTGGTCTGTCCTATCCTGCCCAGGGAAGCCCATCGCATTCCCGCGCAATTGATGGCGATGATTGTGTCGTCGCACCCTGGTTGGGGCATTGCGGAGAACGACGGACATGGGGCGGCGGATACGGTCGTCGGGTTTGCGCCGGTCACGGGACTTTCGTTGCCGGACAACTCCTGGCACATCTTCGTCCGGCAGCAGCCGAGCGAGAGTTACGCGCCGATCCGGGATCAGCTGCGGAACCTGGCGGCAATTGGGCTGGTGATGCTGGGGCTGCTCTGGGCGATGGGGCGCTACGTCGCGGCGAGAATCGCTCGTCCAATTCAAATTCTCCAGACCGGCGTCGAGACGATCAGCCAGGGAACCTATGACCGTCCGCTGAATATCCAAACCGGCGATGAATTCGAGGAGCTGGCGGCGGCCGTCCATCGGATGGCCGACCGGCTGAAGGCGTCGCGGGTCGAACTGGAAGCGTTGAACGCCGATCTGGCCCGGCGCGTCGAAGAGAAAACCGCCGAAGCGACCGAGCATATGAAGAAGCTGCAATTCGCCGAACGGCTGGCGACGCTGGGGAAAGTGGCCAGCGGGATCGCCCATGAAATCAACAACCCGCTGGGCATTATTCTCAACCGGATCGAGTGCATGGAGGCGGATGCGGCGCAGGTGCTGCTGTCCGAGGAGCAGCAGCGGGATCTCAACGCGATTCGAACGCAGGCCGATCGTATTGTGCGGGTGACGAAGAGCATGCTGGCCTTGTCGCGCGGAGCCGCGACGGTGTTGAAGCCGATGGACGTGAACTGCGTGCTGCAAGCCTGCATCGAGGCGTCGATGGAACGGGCGGCGACCAAGGGCGTGCGTATCGAGTCGGCGCTGGCGGCGGGGCTCTCGCCGGTCATGGGCGACCGCGACCGGATCGAGACGGTGATGCTGAACTTGATCAACAATGCGATCGATGCCGCGGAGAAAAGCGCGGGACCGGGCGTCGTCACCGTCCGATCCGAATGCAGCCGGGGCCCGCAGGGCGAGATGGTGGTGGCGCGGATCAGCGATACGGGGCCCGGGATTCCACAGGAGCTGCTGGGGCGTATTTTCGATCCGTTCTTCACAACGAAGGAGCAAGGCCAAGGCACCGGGTTGGGGTTGTTTCTGAGCTACGGAATCGTGGCCGACCACCGAGGGCGTTTGGAAATCGAAAGCGGGCCGCAAGGCGCCGTCGCGTCCGTTGCGCTGCCCGTGTTGATGACGATGGAATCATCGCAGCAGGAGGCCGGATGGGAGCAGGTAAGATACTGA